The DNA region GGCGACGAGGACTGACCCCGCGCCATCCCGAACCCCCCGGACGGAGTGTCGTACCTGCGTGCGACACTCCGTTTCATGCTGGGTGTCACCGATCTTCCGACCTATCTCGCCGGCCTGGTGCTGATCGTCCTGCTGCCGGGACCGAATTCGCTGTACGTGCTCTCCGTCGCCGCCCGGCGCGGGGTGCGGACCGGGTATGTGGCGGCGGCCGGGGTGTGGACCGGGGACACCGTCCTGATGACGCTGTCCGCGCTCGGGGCCTCGTCGCTGCTGCAGACGACGCCGGTGCTCTTCGCCGTCGTCAAGTTCGCCGGTGCGGGCTATCTGACCTGGCTGGCGATCGGCATGTTGCGGGCCGGGGTGACCATGTGGCGCGAGCGGCACCGGCGGATGGCCGAGCTGACCGAGGAGAGCGCCGGGCCCGCGGCCGGGGCGGCGATGGAGCGGCCGTACCGGCGGGCGCTGGTGGTCAGCCTCTTCAACCCGAAGGCGATCCTGTTCCTGATCTCGTTCTTCGTGCAGTTCGTCGACCCCGGCTACGCCTATCCGGCGCTGTCCTTCCTGGTACTGGGAACCCTGCTGCAGATCGCCAGCTTCCTCTATCTGTCGATGCTGATATTCGGCGGCACCCGGCTGTCCGCCGCGTTCCGCCGCCGCAAGCGGCTGTCGGCGGGGGCCACTTCGGCGGCCGGTCTGCTCTTCCTCGGGTTCGCGGCGAAGCTCTCGCTCAGCAGCGTGTGACCGCGGTGACGCCCAGCGGGGCCAGGTACCGCGCCAGGCCCGAGGCGTCCTCGCCCGCCCAGCCGATGTAGCCGTCGGGGCGGACCAGGAACAGGCCCTTGCCGTACGCCTCGCAGGCGTCCGTGCGGTGCACGCGTACCTGGTCGCCGCCGTCGCCGTCGCCGTCGAACGCCGGGAGCCCGGTGCCCGTGCCGACCGCCAGCAGCGTGAAGTGCGGGCCCCGACGGGCTGCGGATGATCGTCGCGGGCATCGAGGCGCGGTACGGGGTGCGCTGACGGGCGCGCGTACCTGCGGGGTCGGTGCGCAGTTTCCGGTACGGACAGGGTGAGTTCATCCGGCGGCCGCTCAGGTTTCTTAGCGTGTCGCGGAACCGATCACGCACGCCGAGCATCCGCCCGTCGACCGGGCGGGGCTCCGTGCGCGTTCCGGTGACCGCACGCCCGGAAACGCCCCCTTCCCCCCACGGGCACCAGACGCTTGGAGCGCCATGAGAGAAGCCCGCACCCGTCGGCCACGGCAACGTGACGCGGCCCCGCCCGGGAGTGCCACGTCGCAGCTCGCCTCCGTCACCCCGACCGACGTGGACGTGTGCCTGCGGGCCTGTGCCGCGCACAGCACCAAGCTGGTGGCGGGGCTCGACCGGCGGCGTACGGCACTCGCGGAGGCGCTGCGGCACCTGCTGGCCGTGCACGCCGCGACGCAGCCCGCGGCACCCGCGACCGCCGCGCCCTCGATCCCGCTGATGAGGCGCGCCGGCAAGGCCCAGGCGGCCTCCGCGGCCCTCGCCGACGAGCTGCTCGACCCGCTGCTCATGGTCGGCAACAAGGCGCTGGACTGCGGCTACGAGGACGAGCTGAAGCTCGCGGTGCTCATCGGGGACACCGTGCTGACCCAGCGCAAGGGCTCGCGGGCCGGCTGGCGGCTGCGGGCCAGGACGCTGGAGGCGATGGGCGCGGAGGCCGCGGCCATCGAGGCGTACGAGCGCTACCTCTCGTTCACCGAGGACGACGGCTTCGGCGTCGCGGCCAAGGTCGTCGGGCTGCGGGCGGGCGCGCGGCTCCAGGACGAGCTGCTGCGGAGGCTGGAGCACGACTGCCCCGCCGCCGCCGAGTACGCCGCCCGGCCCGTCACCGAGTCCTGGGCCGAGGGCCTGGCCCTCCAGGCGCGCGGCGACTGGCACCGGGCGGAGCCCCGGCTGGTCGGCGCCCTGCTCGCCCAGGAGCGCACCGGAGCCCCGGTGACGGAGCTCCAGGAGGCCACCTCCCAGTACCTCGGACTGGCCATGGAGGAGGCCGGGACGGACCCCGGCGCCGTGGCCGGGCTCACCGAGATCGTCGGCCTCTACGCCGAACAGCGCAGAAGCCGGATGCGCGGCCCGGTCGAGGACCCCACCTTCGGTGGTGTCGAGTGGACCACGGTCGGCGAGTTCCGCAACCGGATAGCGGGCAAATCGATCTGCCTCATCGCCAACTCCCAGCGCGTCGGCAGCAGTTCGATGGGCGCCGAGATCGACGGCTACGACCTGGTCGTCCGCTTCAACTCGTACCGGATCGACCCGGCGGCGACCGGACGGCGCACCGACATCCACGCCACCATCCACAAGCACGGCTTCAACTGGGACCAGCAGGTGCACACCCGGCTGGTCTTCGGCGGGGTCTCCGGCGACTGGAAGCACTCCCTGCGCAACCGCCTCGTCCCGGGCGCCCAGCAGTACCTGGGCGACGAGTCGCTGCGCTGGCCGCTGCGCGACATCGGGCGCGTCGGCGCCGACGTCTGGCCGGCCATCCCCACCACCGGGTTCAACATGCTGTGGCTCCTCGACCACCTGGACGTCAGCAGCCGGCTCGACCTGATCGGCTTCGACTTCTACGAGAGCGGCGCCTACCGCCTGCCCGGCGCGATGCGGATGCCCATCACCTCCGTGCACGAGTACACCAGCGAAAAGGCGTGGGTCATGGAACGCGCCCAGAGCGTCACCGACATGAGGATCCGACTGCGATGACGACGACCGCCACGACCCCGTACACCACGGCCCTCCCCGAGTCGCCCGCGCCCGCGAACCCGCTCACCGGCAAGCGCCGGGTCGCCTTCGCGAGCTTCGTCGACGAGAACTACCTGCCCGGCTTCCTCGCCCTGCTGCGCAGCCTGGCCCTCTCCAACCCGAACGTCTGCGAGGACTTCCTCGTCCTGCACGACGGACTGCGCCCCGCCTCCGTCGCGCAGATCCGGGCCCTGCACCCGCGCGTCGACTTCCGCCGGGTCGACGCCGGGCACTACGACTCGTACGCCAAGGGCGACCAGGACAACTACCTGGTCCGCAAGGCCTACTTCATCCTCGACGTCTTCCGGGTCCGCGACTACGACACCGTGATCACCCTGGACACCGACATGGTCGTCCTCGGCGATCTCGGTGAACTGCTCGCACTGCGCGACGGACTGGCCGCCGTGCCGCAGTTCTTCTACGGGCAGCACAAGCTCAACAGCGGACTGCTGGTCATCCAGCGCGAGTTTCTGAGCGACGCGTTCTGCGCGAGGCTCGACGAGGTCGGCCGGGCAGGCACGTACGAGCTCGACAAGCACGACCAGGGCATCCTCAACGCCGTGCTCGACGGTGACTTCGTCCAGCTCGACGCCCGCTACAACTTCGTCAAGCGGCGGCTGAGCGGCGACCTCCCGGTCCCCGACTCCACCGCGATCCTGCACTTCACCGGGCGGCACAAGCCCTGGCAGGGCGGCGAGGCCGGCTACCGCGAGGCCGAGGCCCGCTGGCACGAATTCGAGCTGTCCGACGCCGAGTTCCACTCCGCGTACGTGGCGCTGCCCGGTGCCAAGCACCACGACCTGCTGGTCCACTACGGCACCCCGCACGTGCTGCGCACCGGGTCCGCGGAGGCCGCCCGCAAGGTGGCCGCCGCCCACATCTCGGCGGGCGAGTACCAGGAGGCGGCCGATCTGCTGGACCGGGTCCGGATACCCGTCGACGAGTCCTGGCCGCACGAGGTGCTCGGCCACGCCCTGATGAGCGTCTCCCGCTACGAGGAGGCCCGCGCCCGGCTCCTGCTCGCCACCGCGGCGCCCAACCGGGCCGCGACCGCCTTCGCCCGCCTCGCCCAGATCGCCTGGATCCATGGCGACGACGACGGGGCGGCCGAGTACGCCCTGAAGGGCCTCGCGGTCGACCCCACCCACCGCGCCAACCGGCTGAT from Streptomyces sp. NBC_01591 includes:
- a CDS encoding glycosyltransferase, whose translation is MTTTATTPYTTALPESPAPANPLTGKRRVAFASFVDENYLPGFLALLRSLALSNPNVCEDFLVLHDGLRPASVAQIRALHPRVDFRRVDAGHYDSYAKGDQDNYLVRKAYFILDVFRVRDYDTVITLDTDMVVLGDLGELLALRDGLAAVPQFFYGQHKLNSGLLVIQREFLSDAFCARLDEVGRAGTYELDKHDQGILNAVLDGDFVQLDARYNFVKRRLSGDLPVPDSTAILHFTGRHKPWQGGEAGYREAEARWHEFELSDAEFHSAYVALPGAKHHDLLVHYGTPHVLRTGSAEAARKVAAAHISAGEYQEAADLLDRVRIPVDESWPHEVLGHALMSVSRYEEARARLLLATAAPNRAATAFARLAQIAWIHGDDDGAAEYALKGLAVDPTHRANRLMYKRTTDLTAPVEGPAPGQLAHVAFYMERQGNAGDKLLPESVRLAFGRDTGPQRWHSIHAHRLFDEAALERVNERRGLVIGGGGLFIPDTAPNGNSGWQWNVPDELLDRIDVPVMVYAVGFNAFDGQAYGHGRERFLSSLRKLVERASFFGLRNHGSIEKVRELLPASLHDKVRFQPCPTTVTRQLVDGWTDPERREDTVLINAAYDRSGLRFGHDYGHFLGEMATAVRELGKRAEVRCVAHSLDDERVAFDLRREHGIALPVIPMYDFGNDAIRDTYARTRLVIGMRGHAGMIPFGCGTPIISLISHPKMAYFLSDIDRPEWGISVHDRHLGARLAERAAGLLDDHAATVADVHGRQRELWKVTEANAADLRVIQGGVPV
- the leuE gene encoding leucine efflux protein LeuE is translated as MLGVTDLPTYLAGLVLIVLLPGPNSLYVLSVAARRGVRTGYVAAAGVWTGDTVLMTLSALGASSLLQTTPVLFAVVKFAGAGYLTWLAIGMLRAGVTMWRERHRRMAELTEESAGPAAGAAMERPYRRALVVSLFNPKAILFLISFFVQFVDPGYAYPALSFLVLGTLLQIASFLYLSMLIFGGTRLSAAFRRRKRLSAGATSAAGLLFLGFAAKLSLSSV
- a CDS encoding aromatic-ring hydroxylase C-terminal domain-containing protein, giving the protein MLAVGTGTGLPAFDGDGDGGDQVRVHRTDACEAYGKGLFLVRPDGYIGWAGEDASGLARYLAPLGVTAVTRC